Proteins found in one Luteimonas chenhongjianii genomic segment:
- a CDS encoding CinA family protein: MHADIPSDATLHALAERTGALLRAQHHRLVTAESCTGGWIAKAVTDIAGCSDWFDCGMAAYSYEAKQALLGVNPQTLEVHGAVSRETAIEMVSGALVNSGASVAVAVTGIAGPGGGSEDKPVGTVWIAWKRRGGYASARLFHFDGDRDAVRRQTVAAALLGLVETVDAH, translated from the coding sequence ATGCACGCCGACATCCCCTCCGACGCCACTCTCCACGCCCTGGCCGAACGCACTGGTGCGCTGCTGCGCGCCCAGCATCACCGGCTGGTGACCGCCGAGAGCTGTACCGGTGGCTGGATCGCCAAGGCGGTCACCGACATCGCCGGCTGCTCGGACTGGTTCGACTGCGGCATGGCGGCGTACAGCTACGAGGCCAAGCAGGCGTTGCTTGGGGTCAATCCGCAGACCCTGGAAGTGCACGGCGCGGTCAGCCGGGAAACCGCCATCGAAATGGTGTCCGGTGCGCTGGTGAATTCAGGGGCGAGTGTCGCCGTGGCGGTCACCGGCATTGCCGGTCCCGGGGGCGGCAGCGAGGACAAGCCGGTCGGGACGGTGTGGATCGCCTGGAAACGCCGAGGGGGATACGCAAGTGCGCGCCTGTTCCACTTCGACGGGGACCGCGATGCGGTACGGCGCCAGACCGTGGCCGCGGCGCTGCTGGGGCTGGTCGAAACGGTGGACGCACACTGA
- a CDS encoding ABC1 kinase family protein, whose translation MWETLATVRDLGRIQEIASVLVRYGFGDVVRRIGMADALERAGRLLHIGHDGEDPVLRMSTPERVRHALQDLGPTFVKLGQVLATRVDLLPPEWIETLSRLQSQVPPVPMALLRPQLEHDLGGAPEHIFARFEEVPMAAASLGQAHRAWLHDGTAVVLKVRRPGIREVVDADLRLLARLSEVVQAQAPDLRRYRPREVVRQFEASLHEEMDFARECRNAERIAANLADDPRVLVPRVYWEWTSERLNVQELVDGIPASDLAAVDAAGLDRHALAVTGAEVMMRMVFEDGVFHADPHPGNLFFMRDGRVAVIDFGMVGRIPPPLREQVARLVYGLVFQQAQMACDVLLDWTDAADVDEARLHAEIYSLVDQYRGLPLRELPMATMLGEVTGLLRRHGLMLPPDLALLIKALLTLEGLGRQLDPEFDMAGAAQPWLTRLMWRRHSPRALAARGRRSLAAALDLMADLPRDLRHLLRSARHGRLRAQIEVTSLQSFGAQVNSAANRLTMGVVIAALIIGSSIVMHSVGTGSPNRWLMALGVIGFVGAGLGGLGILLAIWRSGRRR comes from the coding sequence ATGTGGGAAACCCTGGCCACCGTCCGCGATCTGGGGCGCATCCAGGAGATCGCCTCGGTGCTGGTGCGTTACGGCTTCGGCGATGTCGTCCGGCGTATCGGCATGGCCGATGCGCTGGAGCGGGCGGGGCGTCTGCTGCATATCGGACACGACGGCGAAGATCCGGTCCTGCGGATGTCGACACCCGAGCGCGTGCGCCACGCGCTGCAGGATCTGGGACCGACCTTCGTCAAGCTCGGCCAGGTGCTGGCCACGCGAGTGGACCTGTTGCCGCCCGAGTGGATCGAAACGCTGAGCCGCCTGCAGAGCCAGGTGCCGCCGGTGCCGATGGCCCTGTTGCGACCGCAGCTCGAGCATGACCTGGGTGGCGCGCCGGAGCACATCTTCGCCCGCTTCGAAGAGGTGCCGATGGCGGCCGCTTCGTTGGGGCAGGCACACCGGGCCTGGCTGCATGACGGCACGGCGGTCGTGCTCAAGGTGCGCCGCCCGGGCATCCGCGAGGTGGTCGACGCGGACCTGCGCCTGCTCGCACGGCTGTCGGAGGTCGTGCAGGCGCAGGCACCCGACCTGCGCCGCTATCGGCCGCGCGAAGTGGTCCGGCAGTTCGAGGCGTCGCTGCATGAAGAGATGGATTTCGCGCGCGAATGCCGCAATGCCGAGCGCATCGCCGCCAATCTCGCCGACGATCCACGCGTGCTGGTGCCGCGGGTGTACTGGGAGTGGACCAGCGAGCGGCTCAACGTGCAGGAACTGGTCGACGGCATTCCCGCCAGCGACCTGGCCGCGGTCGACGCGGCCGGCCTGGACCGTCATGCGCTGGCCGTTACCGGCGCCGAAGTGATGATGCGGATGGTGTTCGAGGACGGCGTATTCCACGCCGACCCGCACCCGGGCAACCTGTTCTTCATGCGCGACGGACGCGTGGCAGTGATCGACTTCGGAATGGTCGGTCGCATCCCGCCGCCGCTGCGCGAGCAGGTCGCACGCCTGGTCTACGGCCTGGTGTTCCAGCAGGCGCAGATGGCCTGCGATGTCCTGCTCGACTGGACCGATGCCGCCGATGTCGATGAGGCCAGACTGCACGCGGAGATCTACAGTCTCGTCGACCAGTACCGGGGCCTGCCGCTGCGCGAACTGCCGATGGCGACCATGCTGGGCGAGGTGACCGGCCTGCTGCGTCGCCATGGCCTGATGCTGCCGCCCGATCTCGCCTTGCTGATCAAGGCGCTGCTCACGCTGGAAGGCCTGGGCCGCCAGCTCGATCCCGAGTTCGACATGGCCGGTGCGGCGCAGCCCTGGCTGACCCGGCTGATGTGGCGCCGGCATTCTCCGCGCGCCCTGGCCGCGCGCGGGCGCCGGTCACTGGCGGCGGCGCTGGACCTGATGGCCGACCTGCCAAGGGACCTGCGTCATCTCCTGCGCAGTGCCCGCCATGGACGCCTGCGCGCGCAGATCGAGGTGACCTCGCTCCAGTCCTTTGGCGCCCAGGTCAACAGCGCGGCGAATCGCCTGACGATGGGGGTGGTCATCGCCGCGCTGATCATCGGCTCCTCGATCGTGATGCACAGCGTCGGCACAGGCTCGCCCAACCGCTGGTTGATGGCGCTGGGCGTGATCGGCTTCGTCGGCGCCGGGCTCGGCGGGCTCGGGATCCTGCTGGCAATCTGGCGCTCGGGGCGACGCCGCTGA
- a CDS encoding endonuclease/exonuclease/phosphatase family protein, protein MSRVIGLALLVVALLALLAACTRVALQGAAPDAAPAAHAPDVLRIATYNTSLYSNEAGGLIERLQGDDDNVHKIAAVLQQVRPDIVLLNEFDYVADGSAADLFQRRWLEQPQPGGGEPLHYPYRYLAPVNTGVQSGLDLDNNGTVGGDGRDRGNDAWGYGLHPGQYGMLLLSRYPIDAAAARTFQLLKWSAMPDAQRPRHPDGRPFHPDAVWSQLRLSSKSHWDVPVHAPGGVIHVLASHPTPPAFDGPEKRNVARNHDEIRLWTDYISPGPHPWLCDDAGRCGGLAADARFVILGDLNNDPVDGAGDHAAITELLEHPRVMRMATPRSEGALEAAEADGGANAQHRGSASHDTGSFGPRVGNLRLDYALPSVGRALVGSGVFWPRSDAAHAQIIDGTDHRLVWVDLQSE, encoded by the coding sequence TTGAGCCGCGTCATCGGCCTGGCCCTGCTCGTCGTCGCGCTACTCGCGCTGCTGGCCGCCTGTACCCGCGTGGCGCTGCAGGGCGCGGCGCCCGATGCAGCGCCTGCGGCGCATGCGCCGGACGTACTGCGCATCGCCACCTACAACACCTCGCTCTACAGCAACGAAGCCGGCGGCCTGATCGAACGCCTGCAGGGCGACGACGACAACGTGCACAAGATCGCAGCGGTGTTGCAGCAGGTCCGTCCCGACATCGTGCTGCTCAACGAATTCGACTACGTCGCCGATGGCAGCGCCGCCGATCTGTTCCAGCGGCGCTGGCTCGAACAACCGCAGCCCGGCGGTGGCGAACCGCTGCACTATCCCTACCGCTACCTGGCACCGGTCAACACCGGCGTGCAGAGCGGGCTGGATCTCGACAACAACGGCACCGTCGGCGGAGACGGCCGCGACCGCGGCAACGATGCCTGGGGCTACGGACTGCATCCCGGCCAGTACGGCATGCTGCTGCTGTCGCGCTATCCGATCGATGCCGCGGCCGCACGCACCTTCCAGCTGCTGAAATGGAGTGCGATGCCGGATGCGCAACGCCCGCGCCATCCCGATGGCCGCCCGTTCCATCCCGATGCAGTCTGGTCGCAACTGCGGCTGTCGTCGAAATCGCACTGGGACGTGCCGGTGCACGCGCCCGGCGGCGTGATCCACGTCCTCGCCTCGCATCCCACCCCGCCCGCGTTCGACGGGCCGGAGAAGCGCAACGTCGCCCGCAACCATGACGAGATCCGTCTGTGGACCGACTACATCTCCCCGGGACCGCACCCGTGGCTGTGCGACGACGCCGGCCGCTGCGGCGGGCTTGCTGCCGACGCGCGCTTCGTGATCCTGGGCGATCTCAACAACGATCCGGTCGACGGCGCCGGCGACCACGCCGCGATCACCGAACTGCTCGAACATCCGCGGGTAATGCGCATGGCCACCCCGCGCAGCGAAGGCGCCCTGGAGGCCGCCGAAGCCGACGGCGGCGCGAATGCCCAGCATCGCGGCTCGGCCTCGCACGACACCGGCAGCTTCGGGCCGCGGGTGGGGAATCTCCGGCTCGATTACGCGCTGCCGTCCGTGGGACGGGCCCTGGTCGGCAGCGGGGTGTTCTGGCCGCGCAGCGACGCCGCGCATGCGCAGATCATCGATGGCACCGACCATCGCCTGGTGTGGGTGGACCTGCAGTCCGAGTGA
- a CDS encoding arginyltransferase encodes MPSATPPIADAGPDAGDLRLFHTAVHPCGYWAEREARDLVLDPHDPRLGQVYPQALRWGFRRSGDIVYRPHCATCRACMSVRIPVDAFAPNRSQRRTAARNLDIESRVVAAERSDERLALYRRYLAARHPAGGMDDHGASEFDQFLIGTWNDGRLLELRLHGQLVAVAVTDLVDDALSAVYTFYEPELVSRGLGTLAILRQIAWARREGRRHLYLGYWIDGHRKMTYKRNFQPLEGFDGLLWRALPELAR; translated from the coding sequence ATGCCCAGCGCCACGCCCCCGATCGCCGATGCCGGCCCCGACGCAGGCGATCTGCGGCTGTTCCACACCGCCGTGCACCCATGCGGGTACTGGGCCGAGCGCGAGGCGCGCGACCTGGTGCTCGACCCACACGATCCGCGCCTGGGTCAGGTGTATCCACAGGCGCTGCGCTGGGGCTTCCGCCGCTCCGGGGACATCGTCTATCGGCCGCATTGCGCCACCTGCCGCGCCTGCATGTCGGTGCGCATCCCGGTGGACGCGTTCGCTCCGAACCGCAGCCAGCGCCGCACGGCCGCACGCAACCTGGATATCGAATCGCGCGTCGTCGCAGCCGAGCGCAGCGACGAACGGCTCGCGCTCTACCGGCGCTATCTCGCCGCCCGTCATCCCGCCGGCGGCATGGACGATCACGGCGCGAGCGAATTCGACCAGTTCCTGATCGGCACCTGGAACGACGGCCGGTTACTGGAACTGCGCCTCCACGGCCAGCTCGTCGCGGTGGCGGTGACCGATCTCGTCGACGACGCACTTTCGGCGGTCTACACGTTCTACGAGCCCGAACTCGTGTCACGCGGGCTCGGCACACTGGCGATCCTCCGGCAGATCGCCTGGGCCCGGCGCGAGGGCCGGCGCCACCTGTATCTTGGCTACTGGATCGATGGACACCGCAAGATGACCTACAAACGCAATTTCCAGCCGCTCGAGGGCTTTGACGGCCTGCTGTGGCGCGCCCTTCCCGAGCTCGCACGTTGA
- a CDS encoding EF-hand domain-containing protein has product MKTTKTTLIATALLAALSITTAGAVAAQAPAAGADVAKHHGERHRGHGAPRGGDPIDAIARLDTDNDGRISRAEAQAGQQAWEARRQAHQAQRAERGDAQRSAGAGKRPQRDAGAPRPDKGRGFDLVANFDAIDSNRDGALSRGELRTWHVAKSAERRAEGERRFDAKFREADLNSDGKLSRVEVTEKMPRLAQRFAWMDENGDGFLSKEEVRPSRPQR; this is encoded by the coding sequence ATGAAGACAACGAAGACCACGCTTATCGCAACCGCGCTGCTGGCGGCGCTGTCCATCACCACGGCGGGTGCCGTCGCGGCGCAGGCGCCTGCAGCCGGTGCCGATGTCGCCAAGCACCATGGCGAGCGCCATCGCGGCCACGGGGCCCCGCGCGGCGGCGATCCCATCGATGCGATCGCCCGGCTCGACACCGACAACGACGGCCGCATCAGCCGTGCCGAAGCACAGGCCGGGCAGCAGGCCTGGGAAGCGCGTCGTCAGGCCCATCAGGCGCAGCGCGCCGAGCGCGGCGATGCCCAGCGCAGTGCCGGCGCAGGCAAGCGGCCGCAGCGCGACGCAGGGGCTCCGCGCCCGGACAAGGGGCGTGGGTTTGATCTGGTAGCGAATTTCGACGCGATCGACAGCAATCGCGACGGCGCGCTGAGTCGCGGTGAACTGCGCACCTGGCACGTCGCGAAGTCGGCCGAGCGCCGCGCCGAGGGTGAGCGCCGCTTCGATGCGAAGTTCCGCGAGGCGGATCTCAACAGTGACGGCAAGCTGAGCCGTGTCGAGGTGACCGAGAAGATGCCGCGTCTCGCTCAGCGTTTTGCCTGGATGGACGAAAATGGTGACGGCTTCCTGAGCAAGGAAGAAGTGCGTCCGTCGCGCCCGCAGCGCTGA
- a CDS encoding RNA polymerase sigma factor, giving the protein MNAIAADVGLEARIHLELPAARAGDQAAYGRIVQMSQNATTAIALAITRDVQASQDIAQEAYLKAWQQLGRLQNATSFLPWLRQITRNLARDHLRARRNRFVAGEAADIAIAQAADPDGCPMQRIVDDESGRIAADLISELPDDSREVLLLYYREGGNSKQVAALLGLSDATVRKRLSRARRSLREDLIGRFRDFAEGSAPGTAFTLLVTAGLATFAKPAAAGTIAGAAAGGALGASVAGKAALGSASALGVAGASLVFGGLTLWLSRKMVARYADTEAERIAILRLYDRWFIWGSSAGALLAIGIGLVAGLGQVSIGWMSIAMLIGMLIGMLPYNYPLLTSMPRLMNPLIARDIARDPKGGARRALGYRLMFGTSGLILTNLGLAGTLLILWLRTA; this is encoded by the coding sequence TTGAACGCCATCGCCGCCGACGTGGGCCTGGAAGCCCGCATCCATCTCGAGCTACCCGCCGCGCGCGCTGGCGACCAGGCCGCGTACGGGCGCATCGTGCAGATGAGCCAGAACGCGACGACCGCGATCGCGCTGGCGATCACCCGCGACGTGCAGGCCAGCCAGGACATTGCCCAGGAGGCCTATCTCAAGGCCTGGCAGCAGCTCGGCCGGTTGCAGAACGCGACCAGCTTCCTGCCATGGCTGCGGCAGATCACCCGCAATCTGGCCCGCGACCATCTGCGCGCGCGCCGCAACCGCTTCGTCGCCGGCGAAGCTGCGGACATCGCGATTGCGCAGGCGGCCGATCCGGATGGCTGCCCGATGCAGCGGATCGTCGACGACGAGAGCGGACGCATCGCTGCGGACCTGATCTCCGAGCTCCCCGACGACAGCCGCGAAGTGCTCCTGCTCTACTACCGTGAGGGCGGCAACTCGAAACAGGTCGCCGCCCTGCTCGGCCTGTCCGATGCCACCGTGCGCAAGCGGCTGTCGCGCGCGCGTCGCAGCCTGCGCGAGGACCTGATCGGGCGGTTCCGCGATTTCGCCGAGGGTTCCGCGCCCGGAACGGCATTCACCCTGCTGGTAACCGCAGGTCTGGCGACCTTCGCCAAACCTGCCGCCGCCGGGACGATCGCGGGCGCTGCGGCCGGGGGCGCGCTGGGGGCGAGTGTCGCCGGGAAAGCGGCGCTGGGCAGCGCCAGCGCGTTGGGCGTGGCAGGGGCGTCACTGGTGTTCGGCGGACTGACGCTGTGGCTGAGCCGGAAGATGGTGGCCCGCTATGCCGACACCGAGGCCGAACGGATTGCGATCCTCAGGCTCTACGACCGGTGGTTCATCTGGGGGTCTTCGGCTGGCGCGCTGCTGGCGATTGGCATCGGTCTGGTCGCGGGCCTGGGGCAGGTGTCGATCGGGTGGATGTCGATCGCGATGCTGATCGGGATGCTGATCGGGATGCTCCCCTACAACTACCCGCTGCTGACCAGCATGCCGCGGCTGATGAATCCCCTGATCGCCCGTGACATCGCGCGCGACCCGAAGGGCGGCGCCCGCCGCGCGCTCGGCTATCGCCTGATGTTCGGCACCAGCGGCCTGATCCTGACCAACCTCGGTCTGGCGGGCACCTTGCTGATCCTGTGGTTGAGGACCGCCTGA
- a CDS encoding DUF2007 domain-containing protein, whose amino-acid sequence MRQVFSSPRLENVERVAQLLRDAGIEVQILNGRSYKGNRRGTFSYREDAGGPRPAVWVTRSDEQPRARELLREAGLLQSQPSARSYLQHADVVFAPATQTPRRGMSRAAKVRYTLLGGAVLVVALSWLAKPGDETTVESPAEAPVAAEPETVLDMVPPTVEATVNRVPVPRALATLVLADALASTAGPVCVAVDGTTPPAPLIAELEQVYPDVRPASACAGGDGQAAWLEVSNYRTDGSGVGTLELVRGGTDAAQGLVRRTLNVRRDGHDWQFEAVD is encoded by the coding sequence ATGCGTCAGGTCTTTTCCAGCCCCAGGCTCGAGAACGTCGAACGCGTCGCCCAGCTGCTGCGCGATGCCGGCATCGAGGTGCAGATCCTCAACGGGCGTTCCTACAAAGGCAACCGGCGCGGCACCTTCAGCTATCGCGAGGATGCTGGCGGTCCCAGGCCCGCGGTCTGGGTCACCCGCTCCGACGAACAGCCACGCGCCCGCGAACTGCTGCGCGAGGCCGGACTGCTGCAGAGCCAGCCGTCGGCGCGCAGCTACCTGCAACATGCCGACGTGGTGTTCGCACCGGCCACGCAAACGCCGCGCCGCGGCATGTCGCGCGCGGCCAAGGTCCGCTACACGCTGCTCGGCGGTGCAGTGCTGGTGGTGGCCCTCTCCTGGCTGGCAAAGCCCGGCGACGAGACTACGGTCGAGTCCCCGGCGGAGGCGCCGGTGGCCGCCGAGCCGGAGACCGTGCTGGACATGGTCCCGCCAACGGTCGAGGCCACGGTCAACCGCGTCCCGGTGCCGCGCGCACTGGCCACCCTGGTGCTGGCCGATGCACTCGCCTCCACGGCCGGACCGGTCTGCGTGGCCGTCGATGGCACCACGCCGCCGGCGCCGCTGATCGCCGAACTCGAGCAGGTCTATCCCGATGTCCGCCCCGCATCGGCCTGCGCCGGTGGCGACGGCCAGGCGGCGTGGCTCGAGGTGTCGAACTACCGGACCGACGGTTCGGGCGTCGGCACGCTGGAGCTGGTCCGCGGCGGCACCGACGCTGCGCAGGGCCTGGTCAGGCGCACGCTGAACGTCCGCCGGGACGGTCACGACTGGCAGTTCGAGGCCGTCGACTGA